One Patescibacteria group bacterium genomic window carries:
- a CDS encoding glycosyltransferase family 2 protein — translation MPEISIVILTKNAGRRFKKVLKAIFEQVIEKKFEVIIIDSGSKDKTLKIAHQFSVAKILEIKPETFEHGKTRNLSLALCQGKYIVFLSQDALPVNHLWLKNLINPLSDDKVAATFSRQIPYVQTNLFQKYYQSFLYPKEKEPLLGSLFFSNVSAAIKKEVLEKIKFPENLPMSEDQAWAKAVVENGYQIVYCPEAPVFHSHNYSFWKNFKRNFDSGLSLKKLGLIQEKKFFVKLPKYLLGEIWFLFKKRLIFAFLYLPSMFIYEFFRFFGFWLGSHYQILPLSWRKKFSLHNKNLD, via the coding sequence ATGCCAGAAATTTCCATTGTCATTTTGACAAAAAATGCCGGACGACGATTCAAAAAAGTTCTGAAGGCGATTTTTGAACAGGTAATAGAAAAAAAATTTGAAGTCATTATTATTGATTCTGGTTCAAAGGATAAAACTTTAAAAATTGCTCATCAGTTTTCGGTAGCAAAAATTTTAGAAATCAAGCCAGAGACTTTTGAACACGGCAAAACCAGAAACCTATCCCTTGCTCTTTGTCAGGGAAAATATATTGTCTTTCTCAGTCAAGACGCCTTGCCCGTTAATCATCTTTGGCTAAAGAATTTAATCAACCCTTTATCTGATGATAAAGTAGCAGCCACCTTTTCTCGTCAAATTCCTTATGTCCAAACCAATCTTTTTCAGAAATACTATCAGTCTTTTCTTTATCCAAAAGAAAAAGAACCACTTTTAGGTTCTCTCTTTTTTTCTAATGTTTCAGCCGCCATCAAAAAAGAAGTTTTGGAAAAAATAAAATTTCCCGAAAATTTACCAATGAGTGAGGATCAAGCTTGGGCAAAAGCGGTCGTAGAGAATGGTTATCAAATAGTTTACTGTCCAGAGGCACCAGTCTTTCATTCACATAATTATAGTTTTTGGAAAAATTTTAAAAGAAATTTTGATTCCGGATTAAGTTTAAAGAAATTAGGTTTAATTCAAGAAAAAAAATTTTTTGTTAAATTGCCAAAGTATCTTTTGGGTGAAATTTGGTTCCTTTTCAAAAAAAGATTAATTTTTGCTTTTCTTTATTTGCCCTCTATGTTTATCTACGAATTTTTTCGTTTTTTCGGTTTCTGGCTCGGTAGTCACTACCAAATTTTACCCCTCTCTTGGCGAAAGAAATTTTCTTTACATAATAAAAACTTAGATTAA
- a CDS encoding glycosyltransferase family 4 protein produces MRIAHIVSTFPPYQGGMGNVCYYQAKELAELGHQVTVFTPWRGERFKITNEKFKIQYLWPLLKYGNAAFVPEIFIHLENFDLIHLHYPFIGGAEIIFFKKIFSLIPIILQYQMDLSLPGPWSLVSRLYNRSFNWWIIEKVEKIIVSSYDYAQSSKYLSYLLEKEKEKIIEIPHGVDTDWFKPREKDKKFLKKHHLSLKDKIILFVGGLDRAHYFKGLEVLLKAVVDLRSMSLDLRLLIVGEGNLRLKYEKEVEKLKIKDKVIFAGQVSREDLPTYYNLADLFVLPSINRNESFGLVLLEAMACAKPCLASDLPGVRTVVSNYKTGLLFKTGHSDDLAEKMKILLLNDDLAKKMGERGRERVEIEYDWKVIVKKLETLYGNVAKYWRK; encoded by the coding sequence ATGAGAATTGCCCATATCGTCTCAACCTTTCCACCTTATCAGGGAGGGATGGGAAATGTCTGCTATTATCAAGCCAAAGAGTTAGCTGAACTTGGTCATCAGGTTACAGTTTTTACTCCCTGGCGAGGAGAAAGGTTTAAAATAACAAATGAAAAATTTAAGATTCAGTATCTCTGGCCATTATTGAAATATGGTAATGCTGCCTTCGTGCCAGAAATTTTTATCCATCTAGAAAATTTTGACCTTATTCATCTTCATTATCCTTTTATTGGTGGAGCAGAAATCATTTTTTTTAAAAAAATCTTTTCTCTTATTCCTATTATTCTTCAATATCAAATGGACCTTTCTTTACCCGGTCCATGGTCTCTAGTCTCCCGTCTTTATAACCGAAGTTTTAATTGGTGGATTATTGAAAAGGTGGAAAAAATTATTGTCTCTTCTTATGATTATGCACAGAGCTCGAAGTATCTTTCCTATCTATTAGAAAAAGAAAAGGAAAAGATAATTGAAATTCCTCACGGTGTTGATACAGATTGGTTTAAGCCAAGAGAAAAAGATAAAAAATTTTTGAAGAAACATCATCTTTCTCTCAAAGATAAAATTATTTTATTTGTCGGCGGCTTAGACCGAGCTCATTACTTTAAGGGTTTAGAGGTGCTACTCAAAGCAGTGGTAGATTTAAGATCTATGTCTTTAGATTTAAGATTACTAATTGTTGGTGAAGGAAATTTGCGACTAAAATATGAAAAAGAAGTCGAAAAATTAAAAATAAAAGATAAGGTTATTTTTGCTGGCCAGGTCTCAAGAGAAGATTTACCGACTTACTATAATTTAGCTGACCTTTTCGTTTTGCCATCGATTAATCGTAACGAATCTTTTGGTTTGGTTTTATTAGAAGCTATGGCTTGTGCTAAACCTTGTTTAGCCTCGGACTTACCAGGCGTGAGAACGGTGGTGAGTAATTATAAAACCGGTCTTCTCTTTAAGACTGGCCATTCTGATGATCTGGCAGAAAAAATGAAAATTTTACTGCTTAACGATGATTTGGCTAAAAAAATGGGAGAGAGGGGTAGAGAAAGGGTCGAAATAGAATATGATTGGAAGGTTATCGTTAAAAAATTAGAAACATTATATGGAAATGTGGCCAAGTATTGGCGAAAATAA